A genomic region of Candidatus Aquicultor sp. contains the following coding sequences:
- a CDS encoding GNAT family N-acetyltransferase: MSDVVIRGIAPAELCETIELIRTSFNKFIAPGYTEEGIKMFFEFTDPEATLKRLSQNAFMLVAHCGNKIIGVIEVRD; the protein is encoded by the coding sequence ATGAGCGATGTGGTAATCAGGGGCATTGCTCCCGCTGAGCTATGCGAAACCATAGAGTTAATTCGGACTTCATTTAATAAATTTATTGCACCGGGCTACACAGAAGAAGGCATAAAGATGTTTTTTGAATTCACCGACCCTGAGGCAACCCTTAAACGCCTGTCGCAGAATGCATTTATGCTTGTAGCTCACTGCGGTAACAAAATTATTGGCGTTATCGAAGTTAGAGACTGA
- a CDS encoding cold shock domain-containing protein, with amino-acid sequence MSKGTVKWFDDSKGYGFIRQEDGGPDVFVHHTAINGHGFKTLAEGASVEYEVRMEAKGARASNVSIAA; translated from the coding sequence ATGTCAAAAGGTACTGTAAAATGGTTTGACGACAGCAAAGGCTACGGTTTTATCAGGCAGGAGGATGGCGGGCCGGATGTCTTCGTGCATCATACCGCAATCAACGGCCATGGGTTCAAGACTCTAGCCGAAGGAGCCTCAGTTGAATATGAGGTTCGCATGGAGGCCAAGGGTGCCCGCGCATCCAATGTCTCAATCGCTGCATAA
- a CDS encoding DUF188 domain-containing protein yields the protein MTKNDSKPRVIVDADACPSLDAIIKIARGNNALVVLVGNETQNLARFRDAPGILIREVACERDAADYAIVSLVAASDIVITGDIGLASLVLSKGAAVISARGKAYHPATIGYELLLRHEGQKIRRAGGRTKGPSPYTNEDKQRLIEALTKFLKPRN from the coding sequence ATGACGAAGAACGATAGTAAACCGCGCGTAATTGTTGATGCCGACGCATGCCCGTCGCTTGATGCCATTATCAAGATCGCCAGAGGTAATAATGCGCTTGTTGTGCTAGTCGGTAACGAAACGCAAAATCTGGCCCGTTTTCGAGACGCGCCCGGTATATTAATACGAGAAGTCGCATGCGAACGCGACGCGGCCGACTATGCCATCGTATCTTTAGTAGCTGCCAGTGATATCGTAATTACCGGTGATATCGGGCTCGCATCGCTTGTCTTGTCGAAGGGTGCAGCCGTGATATCCGCGCGGGGAAAAGCCTATCATCCGGCCACCATAGGCTATGAGCTGCTTCTTCGACACGAGGGCCAGAAGATACGTCGTGCCGGAGGCCGAACCAAAGGCCCCTCACCTTATACTAATGAAGACAAACAACGCCTCATTGAGGCGCTCACCAAATTTCTCAAGCCACGCAATTAG